A stretch of the Capra hircus breed San Clemente chromosome 10, ASM170441v1, whole genome shotgun sequence genome encodes the following:
- the C10H14orf1 gene encoding probable ergosterol biosynthetic protein 28 isoform X2 has product MKLARAEWPRLTRSFPPFQHVQETSLVNGLQARTYGIWTLLSSVVRCLCAIDIHNKTLYYITLWTFFLALGHFLSELFVFGTAAPTIGVMAPLTVASISILGMLVGLQHLEAEPGSRQKKRN; this is encoded by the exons ATGAAGCTAGCAAGAGCAGAGTGGCCCCGGCTAACACGGAGCTTTCCTCCTTTCCAGCACGTACAGGAAACCAGCCTCG TGAATGGCCTCCAAGCTCGGACCTACGGAATCTGGACACTGCTCTCATCAGTGGTTCGCTGCCTCTGCGCCATCGACATTCACAACAAAAC GCTCTACTACATCACGCTCTGGACCTTCTTCCTCGCATTGGGACACTTTCTCTCTGAGCTATTTGTATTTGGGACCGCGGCTCCCACAATTGGCGTCATGGCACCCCTCACGGTGGCAA GTATCTCAATCCTGGGCATGCTAGTGGGGCTCCAGCACCTAGAAGCAGAACCAGGATCCAGACAGAagaagagaaactga
- the C10H14orf1 gene encoding probable ergosterol biosynthetic protein 28 isoform X1, producing the protein MSRFLNVLRSWLVMVSIVAAGNSLQSFRDHTFLYEKLYTGKPDLVNGLQARTYGIWTLLSSVVRCLCAIDIHNKTLYYITLWTFFLALGHFLSELFVFGTAAPTIGVMAPLTVASISILGMLVGLQHLEAEPGSRQKKRN; encoded by the exons ATGAGCCGATTTCTGAATGTGTTACGAAGCTGGCTCGTTATGGTATCCATCGTAGCCGCGGGGAACTCACTACAGAGCTTCCGAGACCACACCTTTCTCTATGAAAAGCTCTATACCGGCAAGCCAGACCTGG TGAATGGCCTCCAAGCTCGGACCTACGGAATCTGGACACTGCTCTCATCAGTGGTTCGCTGCCTCTGCGCCATCGACATTCACAACAAAAC GCTCTACTACATCACGCTCTGGACCTTCTTCCTCGCATTGGGACACTTTCTCTCTGAGCTATTTGTATTTGGGACCGCGGCTCCCACAATTGGCGTCATGGCACCCCTCACGGTGGCAA GTATCTCAATCCTGGGCATGCTAGTGGGGCTCCAGCACCTAGAAGCAGAACCAGGATCCAGACAGAagaagagaaactga